ACCACCGGCAAAGAATGTTGATCAAAGAAGTGATTCAGTGCGTCACAAACGCGGACTCCAAACCTCTTCAGATCTTCTTTACCGGTCCTGCAGGATGTCGCAAAACCTTTATACTTCGCCTACTGATGGATGTGTATAACCGGTACTGTAAATGTCGAAAGATCGGATATGGCGACGGTGAGGTGTCGGGAGTAAATCTGTACATAGCGTGTGCTACCGCTGGCAAGGCGGCTGTTGCACTTAACGGTGTAACTGTGCACTCTGCATTTAAGATAGTCATGACGTCAGGTCGTGATGAGAAGGGATTGTCTGCCTCTGATATCAACACGTTTCGAATCCTGTTAAGAGGACTGCGATGCATCATTATCGATGAGGTCAGCTTGCTGTCTTCTGATCTTCTTCGACAAGTGGATAGGCGCCTGCGTGAAATCAGGCTTGACAGGATGAGAGACCCGTTCGGTGGCTTTGACGTCATTTATGGGGGGATATAAGGCAACTGCCACCAGTGAGGGCATCAGAAGTATACAAGCGGCCAAAATCAGCCGGGGCTGTGTATAACACTGGCGTTTTACCTTGGCATCACCTGCAATACTTTCCTGTGACTCAAGTTGTCCGCCAGAGCGACGCGGTCTTCTCGACTCTCTTAACCAAGGTTGGCGATGGTGAAGTCTTGGATGACATTGAGGTTGCACTTCTGGAGTCAAGACTTATGGATCGAGATGAAATCGCAGCGCAGTgttccgacgcagttcgactATACTACAGTAACAGCGAAGTTGACTCTTATAAAAACTTGGACATTACGGACGGATTAGTGAATGGCATGGTGGGTACATTGAGACTCATTGAATACGGTGCCCAAGAAGAGCCGTGTAGAGTTTGGCTGAGTTGCCCGCGAGGTGTTGGCCTGATAGCTAAGGCAAAACTAGTCCAGCGTGGGTATAGCCGCCATATTAACCAATGGATACCTATAGATTTGGTGTCTATGTAGTTTCAGTTGAGAAGCAAATTGGTCAAGCACATGTCTGTCAAGCGTACTCAGTTTCCCCTTATACCTGCAAGTGCTATGACTATACATAAATCTCAAAGGGGAACATTTGATGCAGTCGTCTATGAGTATGCATCCAACCATCCACAGAAACTTGTGTATGTGGCCCTGAGTAGAGCTACCAGCTAAACACCGGTTGGACATGGCGTTCAATCGTTGTGAACAACTTGTGCTGAAAAGTGAGATTACAGTGGTCAGGTTAAATATGAGATCACTAGCTACACACATACAGGCTATAGCCATGAGCACACTGCTAATGTCTGCCCATGTGTTAATCTTTACTGAAACCGTGTGCTGTGAGAGTAATCTGCCTCCTGTGCATGGGTTTAACTGTGTTGGTGGGGCCAGGAGAGACGGCCAAATGAGAAACGCTGGAGTAGCCATATATGTGCGACAGCCACTACAAGCTTCTGTAGTAACCTCGCCGGTACCGACAGAACGAGGAGAATCACTGTGTGTACAGCTACACGCATTGGACCTAGTTGTATATGGTGTCTATATCTCTCCCCAAACAGGAGACGACGCCGCTCTTGCCATACTGTCCAACTGGCTGCCGAAGCGAAGTGATAAACAGATGGTTATCGACTCGGGAGACTACAATAAGGATCCTACAAGAGACCATCGATTCATCCAAGCACTTGACGAGAAGTACTGTCTTGAGGTATGCCCCATGCAGCCAAAGAGCACCACCCAATGGAGTAGCAGTTTAGATCTAGTCATGTATAGGCATTCCGACGCTTATGTCATCACCAATGTACAGACCAAAAGCCATTACTTCACGGATCACAAAAGCGTATTCATAGGATTAAATAAAGCAACGTCACAGTAATACCATATTGTGTCCAGTGTGAATCCATGTATAGCCATGCATAACATAGATAAGTCATAACTGTACCAAGGATATCAATAgcagaaaccaagcaaaacaatgtatagccataAGTTTAACAATGGGCAATcatgtccacaccatcagccgaaccaaggcgcagccaagggtattgccttcgcaatcttccaggcttaaccaagctaagccttaagccattttttttctctagtgTTGTACGtgttttgagtgtgtgttttcttgttttcgtttcgtatcggctcttttcctttaaattaaaaCAACGGcatcgttttgttttgtttgatctttttgttctcttgccttgttcgaacctgcacgcgatagggTTCCCCTTAGGAAAGTCGGGAAAACGCTACCGATTCGCGGCACAGGGGGAAAGCCCCGCCTATCTTGTGCGGAATGACTCAACGTTAGAGACGCCAAGCAGCGTCTTTTTCCCCCGTATCAAACGCGCCGTCTCCGACCGTAAGAGTTAGAACTGATTATAAGGAAGAGTGTCAAGGTAGCTCTGGGGCTACAGCAATGCGCTTCAACTAAAAagctttgtacaacgcggaacgggctgtgttattcggatccctcaagaaggcagcagttcctcacagttctcttcaggacattgttttcccgcgctggagccagtcgagtagaagggatgcttctcgccttctcgtacattacctgcaggacacggatttggcctccacatggtgacctcaggagtgtctatttgggtttttgcgtacagtgtttctgtgatttctatgtaagtgtcgctacggtggagcaattgccggcagcaactgcaaggctaatcccaccggtagtttacaaccactcaactcaactcaactcaaaagcTGATTGCCTTAGGCGCGTCGAATACCATACACGTGGTCATTGCAGCTGCATTCCCTGCAGTTTCATCGATTAACGACCACGAAGCAGCTGAGTATTACTGCTGCTGGTTCACGCACTCCAATCTTTCTACCGCGAGTGGGGTTGTCTGCGATGCGAGCGCCATACAACGCCCAGTGGCAAAACTACGCGCGCCGTGATGATCCAGGTTATTAACGCGTTTTGAGGAATTCTCCGAAGTGAGCGCCTCTTCGTGGCGAGCATCTCATTTATTGCTGCACGCCTGCTATTgccgatcactgagaaatgacaATCGCTGCCCTTACCAAAAGTGTGACGGTCGGTATGCATTGACCTTGGCGCCGATGACAAGGCGTGGAAAGTACAGGAGGTTATGGCCTGGCGCTTCCTTACGACAGCTTCAGCCTTCTGATTGAAGATCACATTGTTCCTTTCACGCTTTTGAAAACATGATTTCTATCAAGACTGCAGTTGGTCGCACTGCGGGAAGTGTGCGTCTCAGCTCAGCGTCTCAAACTCGTCTTGAGAAACATGTTCTTTGCGTCAATTGTGTTAAGCAACACAAACATTGAGAGCGCAttaaaaggaataaagaaagacaCAGCGGCACATATCCCACTGTTATGCGCGTGCATGGATGCACTGTGCTCACTTTGTTCGGCGCACATCGTCATAAAGTATACCGCGCGGCCGTCCTTTCGGCGTTGGCAGGGTGTTATTTAAAGCGCAGTGAAAAGTCGCGCACCGTTGCTTCTCGTCGTCTCAACATCTGCATATATTCTTCACATCGTAAAGCATAGCTATACCAAACTTCGTTGTGAAGCAGGGACAATAAAGAGACTAGCGCAATACAAATAATGAAACAATCGCAAAAACTAAAACTGCAAACTTTTGACAGAAATTGGCATCGTGAATCGCAGGGCCAGCCTTGGATATCTCTTGGAGTGGCATTCTAAATACGCTGCAAGCAGTGGAAATAAGATCCTCGTTGGAAGTGTCATGGAATGCCATGGGCATTAAGGATCACAGAGAGGTATAACGTTGGATTCATTGGGGCGAATGTTTTTCCGAAAGGCCTTGGGGTGTTATGCAACATCGAAGGTAATCTAGTAGTGTAAAAATTTCGCTTTCCTTTGAATACTGATGCATCGTTGTGGCTAACAGCACAGTAGTATTTGTCTCAAGCCAGTTCAGAGCTGTTTGTGGCAAAGCGGAAAACGCGCTGTATCTTATAATTTAGCCGTTTCAAGTTCGCTTCGAACCACGATGATTTCAGGCTCTCGGTTATTTTGATAACTTGAATAAAAACTAATTAACCGTTGCATCTAGGCTTTAAAGCGGATCCAGTTCGAATACGTTGAGCGCGACTGATAACTCGATGCGAAACTATAAAAGAAACTTGGAAATTCAGCAGTTGCGCTAGAGTAATCACCCCGCTAATGAACCGTAAAATTCTTTTTGACTCTTACCTTTCAGCAAGATACAGGCGAATGTAGTATGAATCAAAACGGGATAACTGAGGCCTTGCACATATGTAACAAAGGAGAATCTTTCTGCTGGTAAAGTTAAGATAAGGTCAAGAATATTTGCAGTATAATCGGTGCTGTGCGTTGTCTTAGTCACAAGATATGTTAATCCAAAAGTGAGACAGACGTTTGAAAATTGGCTAGCAATGCTTTTTTTCGATAACGTGCACGCAAAGTCGGGCCAGCCAATGGAGGGCAGGTAGAAATTCTTGAAGAGAAGGACTGGAGTGTTTTGATATGTTCTTGCAAGCGTGTTTAGCGCGTCGTGAAAATGATGTAAAATTGATGCGGCGGTGTTCGGCGGGTGATAACTCCAACGAGAGTGTGCGGTTTTGACCTATAACATAAAATCCGTATTATTTTAAATAGTGATGATAGGTTAACTAGAGCAAAATGCAGAAGTCGATTGAGAGCGATAAGCACGCCAGCTTCGTGGGAGTTATCAATGGTATCTTTACGAAAGATGGCGAAGTTAGTTAACTACATCAAGACCTAAGAATTCATAAAAGATTTTTCGAGCCATGATTGAGATAACCGAAGCATATTTCCCGAACTCGAATACGTGAGATTACGCAAAGAATATTTCCTTGAAATAACACTTCGTATGTTAGCAAACCGAGTTGAAGAACATGTCCAAGAAGTGCTTTGAAGGTGTCAAAATTGATTGCTAAAATATTCATCCTTTTACGGTGTTAGGATGGGTATAACACGTATGTTTTCTTGCCGGACATAAGTTTGTTAAAGCGAACTTTGAACGTCAGCTCCCGACCCTCTCCAATTTCCATGAAATACAAACCTGCTGCACAACCACTGGGCGAAAAGTGCTCCGAAACAACGTAACTGATGGTTTTCAACTTCCCGGCTAAAGGTAGAATCTGATCTTTGTCTTTGAAATAATTGAATCTTTGTATGGCTGGACGCCTCTTGTGAAATCCAATAGTGCCTAGCCTGTGTGCCGGCTCAAAGACTGGTGGTTGTATagctattttaatttttttaaagaggCAGATGATTACTTGTTCAAACCCACTCCATACTTCGCTGTGAGAGTCTTTGAACCGGATAGTCAGCGGACGGACAAATTCAGCGTCCACAATTCGGCCACGCAATCCTTTGCGGTAGATTCAATGGACTCAATCTGGGCATCACTGCTGGTAAAGGTGGGCAGTCCTGTTAAATCTTATGCAGCCTAGTTTTAATGTCAACGTAACATTTTACACGGTCCACTAAGGTGGACTGGATGAATTTTGTCTGCCCAAGGATTTCAGACAGTCAGCCTTTAACTTTTTTAGGGTATCAAATAGTTCATAGAGGTCACAACTGGACCAGGATTCCATTCAATGTCACCGGCTACCGGTAGTAACATTGGCAACAAACAAGCACAGTTACAAACAATGTAGTACGTGCTTCGCCTAGACGGCAGCACAAAAAATGCTTTATAAAAAGAATGTTTAGCATAAACACGATGACAATTGGTTACCTGCATGGCCAAAAGATGCGAGCCGTAAGGTGCTCCCATTGCCTGCGTGTCCCAGGCTCACTGAAACGCTGGCGATGTCAGTGAAGCAATATATCCCGAGAATGCGGGTAGGATAATTCATAAGCAGCGCTTGGTTTTTAAGAAGATGGACGAGGAATACGCACGTGTTTGTAGAATGGTTCATATGTGCAGCGAAGTGCGCCTGAAGCCGCTGAAGGACAGTTGACACTTCGTTAAGGGGACAAGTCGGTGTATTCGAAGGGCACATGTTTAGGGCAGGGGAAGGAGGATCCAAGAATCCATCGCACACATGCAGGAATTGAAGAATGCCAAGATATAATAACTGCATGGCGAAAATATGAAAGCAGATAGTTCCATCGCTTGCgtgtttaccgtcccaaagttGCTCATGCTGTGAGGGACGCAGTAGTTGAGGGCTGCGATAATTGATACCACCTTgaattctttaacgtggactgacgtcgcacagtactcggggctctaccaattcgcctccatcgaaaagcgaccgccgtggccattgCCGAACttgcgtctttggggtcagcagctggGCGCCATGACTTCTGAGCCGCCAACGCGGCGGCCGCAGAGCGAAAGATGAGCACGAATTGGGTTGCAACATGATTGAGCGTTGCTTGTATCGTTTTCGACAACGTcattcgcgcttttgcagcaataATATGTCACTAACGCGCCTGTTTTGCTCTTGTGATGAGCTAGAATTGCGGTATAACAAAACACAATGCGATGCAGTGATCTTCCCGCGAAATGTACAATGTAATTTGACGATCGGGTGTTCTAGAAAGCCAGGCACTAATTTTCtaaatttctttttcaaatttttcTGAAATTGTTGTGAAATAGTGAAAGAGTTCCGTATAGTTTTTGAGATGGTTGAAATTTCGAtccaggcgaaattctagacgcccgtgtgctgtgcgatgtaaatgcacgttaaagaaccccaggtggtcgaaatttctagagcccttcactacgccgttcctcaaagcctcagtcgctttgggacgtaaaacccacATTAACCAAACCAGTCTTTTTGATGTACAGCCTTCCCGATTTTATGATGAATGCGCGAGCGTCGACTGCCCGGTGCAGCGGTTACGAGGCGAAGCTCAGGAGAAATCGGGAGATAGAACGAGCATGCGCGCCGCTCATGCCACTGAAGCTAGCAGGGTGTTCGTGGCTGTCCCGCTTCGCGCGAAGCAACTCCTGCGAAGAAAATTTATGGGCGAGTTCTTACAGCGTTCGTTTCGAGTACTATCGGCTGCGTGTATGTTGCTCTGGACTGGTGCAAACGCGTAGCGTTCCAACCACGACTCTAGGCCCTGGTTTCATTTGCAGGTAGCGTCAGGAGATCATTTGATTTAGCGAATTTAACGCTGCAACATCGAGCGTGCTCTTTAATCAGTTTTTTGTAAGAAACAATTGCAACTGGTTTCTTGGGCACGCTAGGCTATTTATTCCCCGATGTACTATCAGTGTACAATCAGCGTCAAATCAattgcgaacagcggagcgcgggACGAGAGGTCCACTTTAAAATGCCTGCCTGTCGCCATAAGCGACAGGCGCGCTCTTCCGGTTTTGCAGTAGTtctgcttctgttttctttgacgttcattactcgctttgccactggagcgccacattcaAGCTTTCCACTTATCGCAATTCGGTTAAGGCGGGCACAATTTGGTCAGGGCGGGTTGGCTGGCACCACCCGCTGTTGCCCACGTAGTGAAAGAGAGTGGTCTTAATTTCCTGGCCTGCAGCGCTTTGACTTCGCTTCCACCATCATCATGTTATCAGCGTCCGGTTGCGATGCGAGCACAGCAAAAGGCCTATCGGGTTGCGGTCGGTGACTAACGAGACCGTTCCCGAATCACTTGCTTTCAGTAGTGAGCAGAAGTTTATCGCCACTAGGAACGCTCAAATGCCCTTGAATCGAACATGCAAGCGCCAGCGTGAAGCCTCAAAGGAGCGCGAATCGTTTCTCGTTGCCGTCAGGGTGTGTAGCAGCGCTACGGCACCGCGTCATTGCAACGGGAACAGGTCGTCCACCGTCTACATTTGGTAGAATTTTTCAGGCATTCTGTGGTGAAGGAAGGCCTGACCCTTGTCCCGCCGTCACAGGCAGCGTGTTACCGGCAAGGAATAAGAGCCAATAATTGCGGCCGCTGCAACCGACAACCCATCATTACGGCTCGCTAATTAAAGGATATTTTTCACCTGTGTGCCAGCAGGTCAACCATTTGCAGTCCTGTGCACGAGGCTGTTCAGTGAAACCTTGTACCGTCGCACAACGCAGCTGTCTCAGCAGCAAAGTAAATAGAAAAGCAAGGCTTGCGTTTTCACGAGACCATGTGTCATAGACTACGAAGGAGTGGCACTGCGTGACGTTCTGTAACGAGTCAACGATCTCAGCTCACTGGGGCCAGCGTCAGCGAATCTGGACAGCCGACACCAGGTGTGCCTTTCCTCCGTATGTGCATTTCGACGTGCCATATTCGAAGTAAGATTGCTCTAACCATCATATTGAACACAAGCGGCCTTTGTTGTTTTCATAATTCACGCAACCAGTCGACTTTATCTATTCACAGCGCAACCAGACATTGATAACACGCCTAGGATTGGAGCTAAACCAAAACCCTGCACTACAAGGAGCTAAGAGCACTCTCTTCACGCAAGCGGCCCACGGCTGTGGCGGCCAGCGATACTGCGCTGCGAAACTTGAGGTCGGTGGAAAGAATGTACGGAGTGCGCCCAGTGGCAACGCGGGAAAACGGatgtcaaagaaaacaaaaccaaagaTATCGCAAACCGTGTGAGAACGCATATCTCTGATGAGGACAGGCAGCCGGCGTAAAATGGACCTTTGGCTatgcgctccgctgttcgcattttatTTGACGCTGATAGTACGTTCTTTTAAGAACAACCCATGCTATATGCACGAGACGAAAACAATTGCTCGCAGATTCTTGGGGCTCCGATGCATAACAGCCAATGATGGGCAGTGGTTGCTTCGCACTATTgagaacagcctagcagacgacgcttaCTCCAGCAGCACGAAGTGTGGGCATGCCCTTGCCTCGCACGCAATCTCCTCTCTTTCCGGCGTAGCAGCGCCGCGCGGTCAACGCTCGTGCGTTCATGCTAAAAATTTGAAATGGTGTGCAAAGCTATCTTTAATAGGGACAGATATACGAGAGTTGACGAAGATCAGAAAACAGATGTTACCTGTTAGTCAGTAGAGTCGTAAATAATTTGGTCGCTAAATAATTACGCGTTGTACTGACCCTATTACAGATATTTATCTCTCCGTTAATGATAGGCAtgttgtttttttctgatttCAGAAGCGATTATCCTCGGGGGTTTGGCTCAACAATTCTTCACCACCGCTCGAACCTTTAGAAAAGCCAACATTTTTGGCGCTTGTTTAGTTTTTAGAACTTGTTCCCACAGATagagaagtacttgctgttgggtgAGTTAGTTCATCATAAacttgaatggcgcaaaggaacaaacacaggaagcacagagacagaaagagcgcatctttaggcgctctttctgtctctgtgtcttcctgtgttttttttttaatttgcgccattcaactttatcaCAGATACACTTCACTTCCTACTGAACATGCGGTTTGAACTACTGTATGCACTCTGCGCTACAGTGCCCGCAACTGGCCACGGTTTTAACCCCGACCGGAGAAAGGAGGTGGCTTCATATGTACCCTTTGGAGTGACGTGTACTCGTTGGCGCTGCTCAACGCGTGCCGAAgacctgttttttatttttaaaaacctATGCGCCTCTTACTAACGGGCAGCTTGTAATCTCATACTGCAACCAAGCTACTAAGTGCAAAGATCAAAAGATTCTCCGGCACAATCCAACCAAAAGATTTATAGCAACAAGAGAAAAACCGGAAAAGAAGGTGTGCGCAACGTGCCGTGGCAAATTATAGCTCATGTTCCCAAATCAAGGAAACATCATTTTATACTCTCTAATAAAATTCAATAGAGGGAAAATTGCCCGCAATACACAACTGAGCGAGACTCCTTTCCTGAAGTCGCTACGTCGCTTAGGATTCCTCTCTGGACGAACGGTGCATtagttcttcctttctttataaCATGATGACAACTGCGAAAGTTCGTACTGTGACACTTTGAAATCTCTTCCAAAGCGCGAAACTGTGGAAGCATATTCGAATTTTTCCCCTCTTTACAGAAGGCGCATTGTGTTTCACTCTAATTTCGGAAGACTGCAGAGATGAGCGAAAAAGGCGGAATAGCGTCACTTATGCCGATCTAGTTACCGCCGCCTGGCAGAACTGCTCGCCTCGCAGCGGAAGAAATTAGGTACTGCTGTACAGCAAAAGACTTGGCTTCTGAAACAACCAGAGATGCCAACCCTGGATCTCCCGCACCAAATGGTAGGGCAAATAAAATAcccccaaaaaattggctgtggttcagctctggcaaaaccagccacggcgccgccacggtgctcaaggggtgccacgctgaaggctcgaaatgctagcgaaATGT
The Amblyomma americanum isolate KBUSLIRL-KWMA chromosome 3, ASM5285725v1, whole genome shotgun sequence genome window above contains:
- the LOC144123885 gene encoding uncharacterized protein LOC144123885; the protein is MSLRQWSSSLPRILPPQQIRDDAALAILSNWLPKRSDKQMVIDSGDYNKDPTRDHRFIQALDEKYCLEVCPMQPKSTTQWSSSLDLVMYRHSDAYVITNVQTKSHYFTDHKSVFIGLNKATSQ